From the genome of Candidatus Bathyarchaeota archaeon, one region includes:
- a CDS encoding 30S ribosomal protein S3ae, giving the protein MLNFPDATKVKNVSKRGKRVRDKWRSKSWYTIIAPNYFGNVELGAIPADDPKKLIGRVVDATLYDITNDFAHQYLKMSFQITEVDGKVAKTMFKGHEYSRDYLRSLVRRRTTRIDVVLNVTAKDGFRLRVAVCAFTLNRVKTSQEVAMRSFMRQIVSEKAATLAFDQFVQEVVLGKIASDVYNEAKKVAPIRHIGIRKSKLTFRPTEIAVAAA; this is encoded by the coding sequence ATGCTGAATTTTCCAGACGCAACGAAGGTTAAAAATGTGTCTAAACGTGGAAAGCGTGTCCGTGACAAATGGCGCAGCAAATCTTGGTATACAATCATAGCGCCAAATTACTTCGGTAATGTTGAACTGGGCGCTATACCAGCAGATGACCCGAAAAAACTTATCGGCAGAGTCGTCGACGCTACGCTTTACGATATCACTAACGACTTTGCTCACCAATACCTCAAGATGTCTTTTCAAATCACCGAAGTAGATGGTAAAGTAGCTAAAACGATGTTTAAAGGACATGAATACAGTCGAGACTATCTGCGCAGTTTGGTTCGACGTAGGACCACCCGTATTGATGTCGTTCTTAATGTTACGGCGAAGGATGGTTTTAGGCTGCGAGTTGCGGTGTGCGCATTTACTTTGAATCGTGTGAAAACATCTCAAGAAGTAGCTATGAGAAGCTTTATGAGGCAGATTGTAAGCGAGAAAGCTGCCACCCTTGCATTTGACCAGTTTGTACAAGAAGTGGTGTTGGGCAAGATAGCCTCAGATGTCTACAATGAAGCTAAAAAGGTTGCACCTATACGTCACATAGGTATAAGGAAATCCAAACTTACATTTCGACCAACTGAAATAGCTGTTGCAGCAGCATAA
- the serS gene encoding serine--tRNA ligase, giving the protein MLDIKLIREHPEIVRQNLKKRHDAEKLQMLEDLIKHDREWRHLLTKANELRHERRKITNEIASLKKVGRPVEKQIERGRKLDNEIVALEQQGERCKQNADHILMRLPNILHESVPIGKNDNDNVEVKVWARPPKFDFKPKNHLEIAKGLGLIDDERGAKVAGHGFFYLKGDLVLLDLALQRFAIDFMLKEGYQLIEPPFMLRRKPYEGVTDLADFQNVMYKVENEDLYMIATAEHPLAAMFMDEVLLKDDLPIKLVGVSSCFRKEVGTHGKYTKGLFRMHQFNKVEQFIFCLPKNSWSFHEELQKNAEELYQALGLHYKVVNACTGDLGILAAKKYDINVWMADGVYREIGSNSNCTDYQARRLNIRYREKEGQTPKGYVHTINNTAIATSRTMLAVLEQCQQKDRSVLIPKVLTKYMNGLEKLEPH; this is encoded by the coding sequence TTGCTGGATATTAAACTAATTCGTGAACACCCGGAAATTGTAAGGCAAAATTTGAAGAAGCGGCACGACGCTGAGAAGCTCCAAATGTTAGAGGACTTGATCAAACATGACCGCGAGTGGCGTCACCTCTTAACTAAGGCTAATGAGCTGAGGCATGAAAGGCGAAAAATCACGAATGAGATAGCTTCTTTGAAAAAGGTTGGAAGACCGGTCGAGAAACAAATCGAGCGAGGTCGCAAGCTGGACAACGAAATTGTCGCTTTAGAGCAGCAAGGGGAGAGATGCAAACAGAATGCCGACCACATTCTAATGAGGCTACCCAACATTTTGCACGAATCAGTACCTATTGGAAAAAACGACAATGACAACGTAGAGGTTAAAGTGTGGGCTAGACCTCCAAAATTTGACTTCAAACCAAAAAACCATTTAGAAATTGCAAAAGGTTTAGGGTTGATCGATGACGAAAGAGGCGCCAAAGTTGCTGGTCATGGCTTTTTCTATCTCAAAGGCGATTTAGTTTTGCTAGACTTAGCTCTGCAACGATTTGCCATCGATTTCATGCTTAAGGAAGGATATCAGCTTATTGAGCCTCCCTTTATGCTAAGGCGGAAACCATACGAAGGGGTAACCGACTTGGCGGATTTTCAGAATGTTATGTATAAGGTTGAAAACGAAGATTTGTACATGATTGCTACGGCTGAGCATCCTCTAGCGGCCATGTTTATGGATGAAGTTTTGCTTAAGGATGACTTGCCAATTAAGTTGGTTGGTGTGAGCTCCTGTTTTAGAAAGGAGGTGGGCACTCACGGTAAATATACTAAAGGATTGTTTAGGATGCACCAGTTCAACAAGGTTGAACAGTTTATTTTCTGTCTCCCAAAGAACTCGTGGAGTTTCCACGAAGAATTGCAGAAGAACGCTGAAGAGCTGTATCAGGCGTTGGGGCTGCATTACAAGGTAGTGAACGCTTGCACCGGTGACCTTGGGATTTTGGCGGCTAAAAAATATGATATTAATGTTTGGATGGCTGATGGCGTTTACAGAGAAATCGGTTCCAATTCGAATTGCACAGACTATCAAGCAAGACGTTTAAACATTCGCTATCGAGAGAAGGAAGGACAAACGCCTAAAGGTTATGTTCACACAATAAACAATACCGCTATAGCCACAAGCAGAACAATGCTAGCAGTCTTAGAACAATGCCAACAAAAAGACAGGTCAGTTCTTATTCCTAAGGTCTTAACTAAATACATGAATGGCCTAGAAAAGCTGGAACCACACTAA
- a CDS encoding DHH family phosphoesterase: MAIGEDAIKAFTSDASKAAKLISKCVEEDGFIHVVSHLDADGLAAAGVIGKALSRLGANFRVRIQQWVDEKIVADITSDKPALTILTDLGSGYLNVLSEHLSNHRIVILDHHQPIGDSIAKIFQVNPHLHGIDGSKDISGAGVAYFVASALDDANRDLAAIAVVGALGDIQDKYKQRALGGLNEKIVADAVAVGCLKVEKDLMFFGRETRPIHKALAYTTNPFLPGISGEEDKSLAFLVSLGIKPKHGDKWRALRDLSKEEKQRLCSALSDHLISKGFPSNVLNLVGSVYTLVHEEPWTPLRDAREFSVLLNGTGRMEKAGLGVAICMGDRGSALEQAETVLGDYRRTITKYLSWLMEEPGRIDELESIYVVRGGDFINEKVIGTLSSILSTSLPKMEKPIIAYAIADDEVVKVSARTLDVLTNKGLDLGEIMRLAAEKFGGSGGGHDIAAGAQVPIKDVDAFVELVDELVKKWLEQIEAGS; this comes from the coding sequence ATGGCGATAGGAGAAGACGCCATAAAGGCTTTCACAAGCGATGCTTCTAAGGCTGCAAAACTTATTTCTAAATGCGTCGAAGAAGACGGGTTTATTCACGTTGTTTCCCATTTAGATGCTGATGGTTTAGCGGCAGCAGGCGTTATCGGGAAAGCGTTGTCGAGGCTGGGCGCCAATTTTCGTGTCAGAATTCAACAGTGGGTAGACGAGAAAATTGTGGCAGACATAACTTCTGACAAGCCTGCGCTTACTATCCTGACAGATTTAGGTAGTGGCTACCTGAACGTTTTAAGTGAGCATCTTTCCAATCATCGAATAGTTATCCTAGATCACCATCAACCGATTGGTGACTCCATCGCAAAAATATTTCAAGTGAACCCTCACCTTCATGGAATTGACGGCTCTAAAGACATTAGCGGTGCAGGTGTTGCTTATTTCGTGGCTAGTGCGCTAGATGACGCGAATAGGGATTTGGCCGCCATAGCGGTGGTGGGTGCGTTGGGCGACATACAAGACAAGTATAAACAAAGGGCTTTAGGAGGGTTAAATGAGAAAATTGTAGCCGACGCTGTAGCCGTTGGATGTTTAAAAGTTGAGAAGGACCTCATGTTTTTCGGTAGAGAAACACGCCCCATACACAAGGCCCTAGCCTACACAACAAACCCTTTTCTCCCAGGCATCAGCGGAGAAGAAGATAAAAGCCTTGCCTTTCTCGTCAGCCTCGGCATAAAGCCAAAACATGGAGACAAGTGGCGAGCGTTAAGAGACCTTTCTAAAGAGGAGAAACAGCGGCTATGCTCCGCGCTTTCAGACCATCTGATTTCCAAAGGCTTTCCGAGCAACGTGTTGAATTTAGTAGGGTCAGTGTATACACTTGTGCATGAAGAACCGTGGACCCCCCTCAGAGACGCTCGAGAATTCTCAGTTTTGTTGAATGGGACGGGTCGCATGGAAAAAGCTGGCTTAGGCGTTGCTATATGCATGGGAGACCGAGGCTCTGCTTTGGAACAAGCTGAAACAGTTTTGGGAGACTATAGGCGGACTATTACTAAGTATTTGAGCTGGTTGATGGAAGAGCCTGGGCGCATTGACGAGTTGGAGAGTATATATGTGGTTCGTGGTGGAGACTTTATAAACGAGAAGGTAATCGGCACTCTTTCTTCTATTCTTTCAACTAGTTTGCCAAAGATGGAGAAGCCTATTATCGCTTATGCCATTGCTGATGATGAGGTGGTGAAGGTTTCGGCTAGAACTTTGGATGTGCTCACGAATAAAGGGTTAGACTTGGGTGAGATCATGCGTCTGGCTGCAGAAAAGTTTGGGGGTAGCGGCGGCGGGCACGATATTGCTGCGGGGGCTCAGGTTCCAATAAAGGATGTAGATGCTTTCGTTGAGTTGGTGGACGAGCTGGTTAAGAAATGGTTGGAGCAAATTGAAGCTGGAAGCTAA
- a CDS encoding 30S ribosomal protein S15: MPKQEKGRSHSIRPVSKRPPSWCRYESEEVEAIVIKLAREGHSPSRIGTILRDQHGIPLTKPITGKSITGILAEADMALSIPEDLEMLLKKTSRLSTHLEKNKMDLANKRALQVVEAKIYKLSKYYKRKGVLPSDWKYAPRAASIV; this comes from the coding sequence TTGCCGAAGCAAGAAAAAGGAAGATCACATTCAATACGTCCTGTAAGTAAACGACCCCCTTCATGGTGTAGATACGAGTCTGAAGAAGTGGAAGCGATAGTCATAAAATTGGCGAGAGAGGGGCATTCTCCCAGCAGAATAGGTACCATACTGCGAGATCAACATGGTATCCCACTGACAAAACCAATAACAGGAAAAAGCATCACAGGCATCCTAGCAGAAGCGGACATGGCGTTGTCTATCCCTGAAGACCTTGAAATGCTATTAAAGAAGACTTCACGGCTCTCCACTCACCTTGAGAAGAACAAAATGGATTTGGCTAATAAACGAGCGTTGCAGGTTGTTGAGGCTAAGATTTACAAATTGTCCAAATACTACAAACGTAAAGGCGTTCTACCATCTGACTGGAAATATGCACCTAGGGCTGCTTCTATCGTTTAA
- a CDS encoding XTP/dITP diphosphatase: MTDFIKGRAAFLVTSNIHKFNEARRVLSDYKIATAMLKKIGAVEIQDDNIENVAKASAVDAVKKCNLPIMVEDAGLFIEALKNFPGPYSSYVYRTISNDGILRLMGNITDRDAYFKSVVAFISPSLDEASCFHGKVEGKIVKEKCGSQGFGFDPIFKPLNSSKTFAGMTIEEKNQHSHRAKAFRKFAEWYTASF; the protein is encoded by the coding sequence ATGACTGATTTTATAAAAGGCAGAGCGGCATTCCTTGTAACAAGCAACATTCACAAGTTTAATGAAGCTCGTCGAGTCCTAAGCGACTACAAGATAGCAACGGCAATGCTGAAAAAAATTGGTGCAGTTGAAATTCAGGATGATAACATAGAAAATGTTGCGAAAGCAAGCGCTGTAGACGCAGTTAAGAAATGCAACCTACCTATCATGGTAGAAGACGCAGGCTTATTCATTGAAGCGCTAAAAAATTTTCCAGGTCCTTACTCTTCGTATGTTTACCGAACAATCAGCAACGATGGGATTCTCAGACTGATGGGAAATATAACTGACAGAGACGCATATTTCAAATCAGTCGTCGCCTTCATAAGCCCCTCCTTGGATGAAGCATCATGCTTCCACGGTAAGGTTGAAGGGAAAATCGTTAAAGAAAAATGTGGCAGCCAAGGGTTCGGCTTTGACCCCATTTTCAAACCCTTGAATTCCTCAAAAACTTTTGCCGGAATGACTATAGAGGAAAAAAATCAGCATTCACATCGAGCCAAAGCCTTTCGCAAATTCGCTGAATGGTATACAGCAAGTTTTTAG
- a CDS encoding VOC family protein — translation MIKSIWGITLSVFNLKEAVVFYEKTLGLNKKYKYSSYAGFQCGGVEIGLRPGRKEKGRIEDAPSVEFFVDDVDAVYGALKKKGVDFVKEPHDEPWGGREASFLDPDGNLLEIVQINWKKYFKVSMKGTKTT, via the coding sequence ATGATTAAAAGTATTTGGGGCATAACTCTCTCCGTATTCAATCTTAAGGAGGCTGTTGTTTTTTACGAAAAAACTTTGGGGCTTAACAAGAAGTATAAATATTCTTCTTACGCTGGCTTTCAATGTGGCGGAGTGGAAATCGGGCTTAGACCCGGCAGAAAGGAAAAAGGACGTATAGAAGATGCGCCATCCGTTGAGTTCTTTGTGGATGATGTTGACGCAGTATATGGAGCACTTAAGAAGAAAGGTGTAGATTTTGTCAAAGAACCTCACGATGAGCCTTGGGGAGGCAGAGAGGCGAGCTTTCTTGATCCCGACGGAAACCTATTGGAGATTGTGCAAATTAACTGGAAGAAATACTTTAAAGTAAGCATGAAAGGCACTAAAACTACGTGA
- a CDS encoding Kae1-associated serine/threonine protein kinase: MLVKKGAEASLFLEDWQGRRVIMKRRLPKKYRLPEIDEKIRAYRTVHESQLLHYAKKAGVLTPTIFMVDLADSNIIMEFVEGKQVKQILDDLSSKERQSLSRHIGELIGRLHCNSIIHGDLTTSNMILTPCGKVVFVDFGLGEKTIELELRGVDLHLMKRTFQSTHFRYAEECFNAVLEGYAKVVGVEVAKKVLLKIGEIERRGRYISERRKVEDD; encoded by the coding sequence ATGCTGGTCAAGAAAGGGGCGGAGGCGAGTCTTTTTCTCGAGGATTGGCAAGGGCGGAGAGTGATTATGAAGCGACGGCTTCCAAAAAAATATAGGCTTCCTGAAATAGACGAAAAAATCCGCGCTTACCGAACCGTTCACGAATCTCAGCTTCTTCATTATGCGAAAAAGGCGGGAGTTCTAACTCCTACAATTTTTATGGTAGATCTAGCTGATTCGAATATTATCATGGAGTTCGTTGAAGGAAAACAGGTGAAACAGATTTTAGACGATCTTTCTTCTAAAGAGCGTCAAAGCTTAAGCAGGCACATTGGCGAACTTATTGGTCGTCTTCACTGCAACAGTATTATTCATGGCGACCTTACAACTTCTAACATGATATTAACTCCCTGTGGAAAAGTGGTTTTTGTTGATTTTGGGCTTGGAGAAAAAACTATTGAGCTGGAATTAAGGGGCGTTGATCTTCATCTTATGAAGCGCACATTTCAAAGTACCCATTTTCGTTATGCTGAAGAATGTTTCAACGCCGTTTTAGAAGGCTACGCTAAAGTGGTTGGGGTTGAAGTGGCGAAAAAAGTATTATTGAAGATAGGTGAGATTGAAAGGCGAGGGCGATATATTTCTGAAAGGAGGAAAGTAGAAGATGATTAA
- the kae1 gene encoding N(6)-L-threonylcarbamoyladenine synthase Kae1: MPETGGIHPREAARHHAKVAGEVISTAFQKANIRPKDIAIVAFSQGPGLGPCLRTGATAARALASYLNVPLVGVNHCVAHIEIGKLVTDALDPVTLYVSGGNTIVSAFDAGRYRVFGETLDIAVGNCLDVFAREAGLRQHEGMPLGAMVEKLARGGKRLVDLPYSVKGMDLSFSGLLTAAVRLLKSGEWRLEDLCYSLQEVAFSMLTEVTERALAHTEKREVLLTGGVGANKRLQAMLNAIADEHDSRFCVVPKRLALDNGAMIAWTGILAYKHGLTTPIERSFVRLKWRLEDVEASWVEG, from the coding sequence ATGCCTGAAACGGGCGGCATCCATCCGCGGGAGGCCGCGAGGCATCACGCAAAAGTCGCTGGAGAAGTCATTTCTACAGCTTTTCAAAAAGCTAACATAAGGCCGAAGGACATTGCCATCGTTGCTTTTTCGCAAGGTCCTGGTCTAGGACCATGTCTTCGCACAGGTGCAACTGCCGCTCGAGCTTTGGCATCTTATCTTAACGTTCCGTTGGTGGGTGTTAACCATTGCGTGGCTCACATTGAGATCGGCAAACTTGTAACCGACGCTCTAGATCCTGTTACGTTGTACGTTTCTGGAGGAAACACGATAGTTTCAGCGTTTGACGCTGGTCGTTATCGCGTTTTTGGTGAGACTTTGGACATTGCTGTAGGCAACTGCTTGGATGTTTTTGCGAGGGAGGCCGGACTGCGTCAACATGAGGGAATGCCATTGGGCGCTATGGTAGAGAAGCTTGCACGTGGGGGAAAAAGGCTGGTTGACTTACCTTATAGTGTTAAGGGCATGGATTTATCTTTCAGTGGGCTTCTTACAGCCGCGGTTCGGCTTCTTAAGAGTGGAGAATGGAGACTTGAAGACTTGTGTTATAGTTTGCAGGAAGTGGCGTTCTCTATGCTTACTGAGGTTACTGAGCGTGCTTTAGCACATACTGAGAAACGGGAGGTTCTTTTAACTGGGGGAGTGGGTGCAAACAAGCGGTTGCAGGCCATGTTAAATGCCATAGCTGATGAGCATGACAGTCGTTTTTGCGTAGTTCCAAAACGATTAGCCTTGGATAACGGCGCTATGATTGCTTGGACGGGTATTCTTGCGTACAAGCACGGCTTAACTACGCCTATTGAAAGGAGTTTTGTCCGATTGAAATGGAGACTTGAGGATGTAGAAGCGTCATGGGTTGAAGGATAG
- a CDS encoding transcriptional regulator: MPKRSDMEHKALQFIANTSDEGVLQSDLWRQLDASSREGSRIAIKLENKGLIRRERELFQGRWTYRLYPKRKPASINSIIDCPCLSCHESIRCGAYGAISPNDCEKLTEWLANLVREDGGLQGDS; this comes from the coding sequence ATGCCGAAACGCAGTGACATGGAGCATAAGGCTCTACAATTCATCGCCAACACTAGTGACGAGGGCGTACTTCAATCTGATTTGTGGCGCCAACTGGACGCCAGCAGCAGAGAAGGCTCTCGAATAGCCATCAAACTGGAAAACAAAGGGCTTATACGACGTGAGCGTGAACTTTTTCAAGGTCGATGGACTTACAGATTATATCCTAAAAGAAAGCCAGCGTCAATAAATTCTATAATTGATTGTCCATGCTTAAGCTGTCATGAAAGCATTCGATGCGGTGCCTACGGAGCTATCTCCCCAAATGATTGCGAGAAGCTTACTGAATGGCTTGCCAACTTAGTTCGAGAAGATGGTGGCTTGCAAGGTGACAGCTGA
- a CDS encoding RlmE family RNA methyltransferase has protein sequence MPKAWVRERKRDYYYRKAKEEKYRSRATYKLLQAISKYRFLEKGDVVVDLGAAPGGWLQAARKIVGKEGFVLGVDLKRIKPFEAANVQTIIGDITDSETQKLIGRALPSLADGVISDVSPNVSGVWEVDHARQIDLARESLALALRLLKADGNFFVKVFQGGMFQDFVEEVRQHFARVEIMKPKASRKKSAEIFVLGMGLKKE, from the coding sequence TTGCCTAAAGCATGGGTGAGAGAACGAAAACGAGATTATTATTACAGAAAGGCCAAAGAAGAAAAATACCGTTCTCGAGCAACCTACAAACTTCTGCAAGCAATAAGCAAATACCGTTTTTTAGAAAAAGGTGACGTTGTTGTCGATTTAGGCGCTGCACCTGGTGGCTGGTTGCAGGCGGCTCGGAAAATTGTTGGAAAAGAGGGTTTTGTTCTAGGGGTTGACTTGAAAAGGATTAAACCCTTTGAAGCAGCTAATGTTCAAACAATCATCGGCGACATAACAGACTCTGAAACGCAGAAGCTGATTGGGAGAGCTTTACCCTCATTGGCAGATGGTGTTATTTCTGATGTTTCACCAAATGTTTCCGGAGTCTGGGAGGTTGATCATGCTCGACAAATAGATTTGGCTCGCGAATCTTTGGCTCTTGCTTTAAGACTTCTCAAAGCTGATGGAAATTTTTTCGTGAAAGTGTTTCAGGGTGGCATGTTTCAAGATTTTGTTGAAGAAGTTAGACAGCATTTTGCCAGGGTTGAAATAATGAAGCCTAAGGCAAGTCGAAAGAAGAGCGCCGAGATTTTTGTTCTTGGAATGGGCTTGAAAAAAGAGTAG
- a CDS encoding DUF4152 family protein — protein MKIVAADSGAALLDTRFEPLKIVAAAAVLVEPPYREANQFLAEPIFAPAKNGHGLIIHELELCRLLLKEVRADVVHLDMSIGGLLVEEISPIQLRGKARSSVLKILPKIRKLATDIKRVYGIDVLAIGKESVPVRIAELTTGAHAVLYACEKALKESREQILGLPSKCCARAMHNRVTLQSLIAAEHDIAGYAEDNGEVLGKIRIVEMLNPCARGFRALRIVPKVR, from the coding sequence TTGAAGATTGTTGCAGCAGATTCGGGTGCAGCCCTACTGGACACTCGCTTTGAGCCATTGAAAATTGTTGCCGCGGCTGCTGTTCTCGTTGAACCACCCTACAGAGAAGCTAATCAATTCTTGGCTGAGCCGATTTTCGCTCCAGCAAAAAATGGGCATGGCTTAATAATTCACGAACTTGAGCTTTGTCGATTGTTACTAAAAGAGGTTAGAGCCGACGTGGTCCACTTGGATATGTCTATAGGGGGATTATTAGTGGAAGAGATTTCACCAATTCAGCTTAGAGGAAAAGCTCGCAGTAGCGTATTAAAGATTCTGCCGAAAATAAGAAAATTAGCAACCGACATTAAACGAGTTTATGGCATAGATGTATTAGCTATTGGAAAAGAGAGCGTTCCAGTGAGAATCGCAGAGTTAACTACTGGAGCTCACGCAGTTCTTTACGCTTGTGAAAAAGCTTTGAAAGAAAGTAGAGAACAGATTTTGGGTTTGCCCTCTAAATGCTGTGCGAGGGCTATGCATAACAGAGTTACGTTGCAGTCGCTTATAGCTGCTGAACACGATATTGCGGGGTACGCTGAAGATAACGGGGAAGTGTTGGGAAAAATCCGAATAGTGGAAATGTTAAATCCGTGTGCTAGAGGATTTCGAGCGTTAAGAATAGTTCCTAAAGTGAGATAG
- a CDS encoding type I restriction enzyme HsdR N-terminal domain-containing protein — protein sequence MNVLKETLGTIVDRIKKHRSFYEQNEMAVRDQIINPILKSLGWNPENPEEVQPNIFTQEGVPDYTLIKNGKKVLFIEAKKLSVDVEQKEVIRQLANYCFGEGMKYGVLTNGGIWILFRAFKEGTTMAERIVWKTDIESDELTATTRRLDTVSKENVGNIENLIKKLQILDEIWQSFVEEPEEMIRDLIPVFDKLINEGYADYKFESSGIEDFLKERIRELIIPMEESRVVPFEPQLWGGTHPRKIRIGTDTFEIKKSYEILINTAEWLIRKGKLKKSDCPVAIGHKRHLINTESKHRYGDSFRAPKRLSNGTYIETHNSTAGCINNARRLLEKFGYREDILHVQ from the coding sequence ATGAATGTGCTTAAAGAGACGTTAGGAACAATTGTTGATAGAATAAAAAAACATCGCTCTTTTTATGAGCAAAATGAGATGGCAGTAAGAGACCAAATAATAAATCCAATCCTAAAAAGTTTGGGATGGAACCCTGAAAACCCAGAAGAAGTGCAGCCAAATATATTCACTCAAGAGGGCGTTCCAGATTACACGCTTATAAAAAATGGCAAAAAGGTCCTGTTCATTGAAGCCAAGAAGTTATCTGTTGATGTCGAGCAAAAAGAGGTCATTCGACAATTGGCGAATTATTGTTTTGGAGAGGGAATGAAATATGGCGTTCTAACCAATGGAGGTATTTGGATACTTTTTAGAGCCTTTAAAGAAGGCACCACAATGGCAGAGAGAATAGTTTGGAAAACAGATATAGAAAGCGATGAATTAACAGCAACCACCAGGAGACTTGACACTGTCTCTAAGGAAAACGTTGGAAATATTGAGAATCTTATAAAGAAACTCCAGATATTAGATGAGATTTGGCAATCTTTTGTGGAAGAGCCAGAAGAAATGATTAGAGATCTTATTCCAGTTTTCGATAAGCTCATTAATGAAGGATATGCCGACTACAAATTCGAATCTTCAGGAATTGAGGATTTTCTAAAAGAAAGAATTAGAGAATTAATTATTCCTATGGAAGAATCAAGAGTTGTTCCATTTGAACCTCAATTATGGGGTGGAACTCATCCGAGAAAAATAAGAATCGGTACTGATACCTTTGAGATCAAAAAGTCATACGAGATCTTGATAAACACCGCAGAATGGCTTATTAGGAAAGGGAAGTTGAAGAAAAGCGATTGTCCTGTGGCGATTGGACATAAGAGACATCTAATCAACACAGAATCCAAGCACAGATATGGAGATAGTTTCAGGGCACCAAAGAGACTATCTAATGGAACATATATTGAAACTCATAATAGCACTGCGGGCTGTATTAATAATGCTAGAAGACTACTTGAAAAGTTTGGCTATAGAGAAGACATATTACACGTACAGTAA
- the nadC gene encoding carboxylating nicotinate-nucleotide diphosphorylase, which produces MLEEKLRRFLEEDVGQGDITTHLTISKNTIVEAEVVVKEGGLVAGIEEALVLCESLNLQAKALVSDGVQVKPKIVILRIVGDAKTLLSAERTLLNILSRMSGIATTTNRLIGKVKAAGYKTRVACTRKVAPGLGYFDKKAVFLGGGDTHRLHLDDLVLIKDNHIKIVGNVGDAVRKACETVSFSKKVEVEVASVEDALEAAEAGADIIMLDNFPPVKVKKTVSILTKEGIRSKVLLEASGGITEKNILEYAAAGVDILSIGETTHSVKALDISLEVVNVRKDKKMTTHSERA; this is translated from the coding sequence ATTTTAGAAGAAAAACTTCGCAGGTTCTTGGAAGAAGACGTAGGGCAAGGTGACATAACAACTCATCTCACAATTTCGAAGAATACAATTGTTGAAGCTGAAGTTGTTGTGAAAGAAGGCGGCTTAGTGGCCGGGATAGAAGAGGCATTGGTCTTATGTGAAAGTCTCAATCTACAGGCGAAAGCCTTAGTGTCTGACGGGGTTCAAGTTAAACCTAAAATCGTCATACTGCGCATAGTCGGGGATGCCAAAACTCTTCTTTCCGCAGAGCGGACTCTCCTTAACATACTTTCCAGAATGAGTGGAATAGCAACCACGACAAACCGTTTGATAGGCAAAGTCAAAGCAGCAGGCTACAAGACCCGTGTGGCTTGCACAAGAAAAGTAGCGCCTGGGCTTGGTTATTTTGACAAAAAAGCTGTTTTCCTCGGCGGTGGTGACACACACCGGTTGCATCTTGACGACTTGGTTTTGATAAAAGACAATCACATAAAAATCGTTGGCAATGTGGGAGATGCCGTGAGAAAAGCCTGTGAAACTGTTTCTTTTTCTAAGAAAGTGGAGGTTGAAGTAGCATCTGTTGAGGATGCTTTGGAAGCAGCTGAAGCGGGTGCTGATATAATTATGCTGGACAACTTTCCTCCTGTAAAAGTAAAGAAAACTGTGTCCATCTTAACGAAGGAAGGAATTAGAAGCAAGGTGTTGCTTGAGGCAAGTGGTGGAATAACTGAGAAGAATATTCTTGAGTATGCGGCAGCAGGCGTTGACATTCTAAGCATTGGCGAAACTACTCACAGCGTAAAGGCGTTAGACATAAGCCTTGAAGTTGTCAATGTTAGAAAAGATAAAAAAATGACCACCCATTCAGAGCGTGCATAA